The Sorangiineae bacterium MSr11367 genome window below encodes:
- a CDS encoding AAA family ATPase: MAAALENQSLHVRLAQIARTLEGFFLGKEEVIRLLLISTLAGEHAVLVGPPGTAKSALIRMFARLIHANYFEYLLTRFTEPNEIFGPVDIAAFREGRYERRIDGMLPRAEIVFLDEVFKSNSAILNALLTLLNERRYTSGGTVLRCPLLSCFGASNEVPTDETLTAIFDRFILRIRSDNLDAYHFQDLLEKGIRNEAYADAPIQPLASAQEMAQFHRTFARNLQFSEEFLSAYKGLVFQIRAEGITLSDRRVVKILKLFVASAFLDGRQQADASDFFVLKHIWNNQDQAAILEGIVTPVLEAHYRDHPNLKRVGAMGIGIEALAGEIDRIRQVLTGSAGLGDVQLFSQLKALNEIKVALGQSPDPRARELTARVDQLLEAAFRSGRFAQL; the protein is encoded by the coding sequence ATGGCGGCCGCCCTCGAGAACCAGTCCCTTCACGTTCGTCTCGCCCAAATCGCTCGTACGCTCGAAGGATTTTTCCTCGGCAAGGAAGAGGTCATCCGGCTTCTCCTGATTTCGACGCTGGCGGGTGAGCATGCCGTGTTGGTCGGCCCGCCCGGCACCGCGAAGAGCGCGTTGATCCGCATGTTCGCGCGGCTCATTCACGCGAACTACTTCGAGTACCTGCTCACGCGCTTCACCGAGCCGAACGAGATTTTCGGTCCGGTCGACATCGCCGCCTTCCGGGAAGGCCGCTACGAGCGGCGCATTGATGGCATGCTTCCGCGCGCCGAGATCGTCTTTCTCGACGAGGTGTTCAAGTCGAATTCGGCGATCCTCAACGCCCTGCTCACGTTGCTGAACGAGCGGCGCTACACCAGCGGCGGCACTGTGCTGCGCTGCCCGCTGCTCTCGTGCTTCGGCGCCTCGAACGAGGTGCCCACCGACGAGACGCTCACCGCGATCTTCGATCGGTTCATCCTGCGCATCCGCAGCGACAACCTCGACGCGTACCACTTCCAAGATTTGCTCGAGAAGGGCATCCGCAACGAGGCCTACGCCGACGCGCCCATTCAGCCTTTGGCCAGTGCGCAGGAGATGGCCCAGTTCCATCGCACGTTCGCGCGCAATCTGCAGTTTTCCGAGGAGTTTCTCTCGGCGTACAAAGGCTTGGTCTTCCAGATCCGCGCCGAGGGCATCACCCTTTCCGATCGCCGCGTGGTGAAGATCCTCAAGTTGTTCGTCGCGAGCGCGTTTCTCGATGGGCGGCAGCAGGCCGACGCGTCGGATTTCTTCGTGCTCAAGCACATCTGGAACAACCAGGACCAGGCGGCGATCCTCGAAGGCATCGTGACGCCCGTGCTGGAGGCGCACTACCGCGACCACCCGAACCTCAAACGGGTCGGGGCCATGGGCATCGGCATCGAGGCGCTCGCCGGGGAGATCGACCGCATTCGCCAAGTGCTCACCGGCAGCGCGGGCCTCGGCGACGTGCAGCTCTTCAGCCAGCTGAAAGCGCTCAACGAGATCAAGGTCGCCCTCGGGCAGTCGCCCGATCCGCGTGCCCGCGAGCTCACCGCGCGCGTGGATCAATTGCTGGAGGCGGCGTTTCGCAGCGGCCGCTTCGCCCAGCTTTGA
- a CDS encoding ABC transporter permease — protein sequence MLIAKYNLRSLFARKTTAVATALGVALATLVFAASWMLAAGVTKTLGEGGRDDTAVVLRKGSDAELNSSFDAQVLGLLLSAPGVKSEGGAPLGAAETVVVAAVPKVGAAGMSNVTLRGVDPPSYALRSDLVIVEGQKPRPGTDEAIIGARLRGRFEGLDLGKSFELRKNRPVTIVGVFEDRGHASESEVWIDRAVLSAAFGRTATVSSVHVRLTDKSQFAAFESAVEHDKRLALDAIEEPVFLEHQSEGLSLFLRVMGTLIGVFFSLGAMLGATMTMHAAVANREREIGTLRALGFPKRQILAGFLVEAMTLTAAGGAVGVLLSTCLSRVKISMINYATWSELVFTFSPTTEILVKAVVFAALMGLVGGFFPAYRASRISPLAALKS from the coding sequence ATGCTCATTGCCAAGTACAATCTTCGTAGTTTGTTCGCGCGCAAGACCACCGCGGTGGCCACGGCGCTCGGTGTGGCCCTGGCCACGTTGGTGTTCGCCGCATCGTGGATGCTTGCGGCCGGCGTGACCAAGACGCTGGGCGAAGGGGGAAGGGACGATACGGCGGTCGTGCTCCGAAAGGGGAGCGATGCGGAGTTGAACAGCAGCTTCGACGCGCAGGTTCTCGGGCTCCTTCTCTCCGCGCCCGGTGTGAAAAGCGAGGGCGGTGCGCCGCTCGGTGCCGCGGAAACGGTGGTGGTGGCCGCCGTGCCCAAGGTGGGGGCCGCGGGGATGAGCAATGTGACCCTGCGCGGTGTGGATCCGCCGTCGTATGCGCTTCGCTCGGATCTCGTCATCGTCGAAGGGCAGAAGCCGCGACCGGGCACCGACGAGGCGATCATCGGTGCGCGCCTGCGCGGGCGCTTCGAGGGGCTCGATCTCGGGAAGTCGTTCGAGCTGAGGAAAAACCGCCCGGTCACCATCGTCGGCGTCTTCGAGGATCGCGGACACGCCTCGGAGTCGGAGGTGTGGATCGATCGCGCGGTGCTTTCTGCGGCCTTCGGGCGTACGGCCACCGTGTCGTCGGTGCACGTGCGTCTGACCGACAAGTCGCAGTTCGCGGCCTTCGAATCGGCGGTGGAGCACGACAAGCGGCTCGCGCTGGATGCCATCGAGGAGCCGGTGTTTCTCGAGCACCAGTCCGAAGGCCTCAGCTTGTTCTTACGGGTCATGGGCACATTGATCGGAGTCTTCTTTTCGCTGGGCGCCATGTTGGGCGCCACCATGACGATGCATGCCGCGGTGGCCAACCGCGAGCGCGAGATCGGCACCTTGCGCGCCCTCGGATTCCCCAAGCGGCAGATCCTCGCCGGCTTCCTCGTCGAGGCGATGACCCTGACCGCCGCAGGCGGCGCCGTCGGTGTGCTTCTCTCGACGTGCCTCTCGCGCGTGAAAATCTCGATGATCAACTACGCCACGTGGTCCGAGCTCGTCTTCACCTTCTCACCGACCACGGAAATCCTGGTGAAGGCCGTCGTATTTGCCGCGCTCATGGGCCTCGTCGGCGGCTTCTTCCCCGCTTACCGCGCCTCGCGGATCTCACCTCTCGCAGCACTCAAAAGCTAA
- a CDS encoding FtsX-like permease family protein produces MNLGHLVVRNVFRNKVRLGLTVLGAAIAVMTFITLRTALRSWTVAQEFAQKDRLMTRHKVTFVLPLPKRYAEDVAHAKGPDGRPLVRAVTYANWFGGREPNHPNDFFASIAVDGKTYFDVYDDVHVPKDEYDAFLKDRSGAIVGKGLADKFGWKVGDRINLESPLYPAPEGAGWTFTVSGLYTAPAHVGQQTFLFHWQRLDDTLRPEQRNMIGWITSRTTDPDGAVKASVALDRIFGERDVQTVSQDERTFNTGFVGMISSVLDVLSVLSLVILAIMGLILANAVGMSTRERTGEYAALKAVGFKPRHIAFIVAGEAALIGFLGGLVGLVLSYLVVDRGVGRFFEENMTQFFPVFRVDGSTLAMALVVAIALGLCASLQPAIRASRLRVTEALRRVA; encoded by the coding sequence ATGAACCTCGGGCACTTGGTCGTGCGGAACGTGTTCCGCAACAAGGTTCGTCTCGGCCTGACCGTCCTCGGCGCGGCCATCGCGGTGATGACCTTCATCACCCTGCGCACGGCGCTGCGCTCGTGGACGGTGGCGCAGGAGTTCGCGCAGAAGGATCGCCTGATGACCCGGCACAAGGTTACCTTCGTTTTGCCGCTGCCCAAGCGCTACGCCGAGGACGTCGCCCATGCCAAAGGCCCCGACGGCCGGCCTCTCGTGCGCGCGGTGACCTACGCCAACTGGTTCGGCGGCCGCGAACCGAACCACCCGAACGACTTTTTTGCCAGCATCGCCGTCGACGGCAAGACGTACTTCGATGTCTACGACGACGTTCACGTGCCCAAGGACGAGTACGACGCGTTCCTGAAGGATCGCTCGGGGGCCATCGTCGGAAAAGGCCTGGCCGACAAGTTCGGCTGGAAGGTGGGCGACCGCATCAACCTGGAAAGTCCGCTGTATCCCGCGCCGGAAGGGGCAGGGTGGACGTTTACCGTCTCGGGCCTCTACACCGCGCCAGCACACGTCGGGCAGCAGACGTTCCTCTTTCACTGGCAGCGACTCGACGACACCTTGCGGCCCGAGCAGCGCAACATGATCGGCTGGATCACCAGCCGCACCACGGATCCCGACGGCGCGGTCAAGGCCAGTGTGGCGCTGGACCGCATCTTCGGCGAGCGCGACGTGCAGACGGTGAGTCAGGACGAGCGGACCTTCAACACGGGCTTCGTCGGCATGATCTCCTCCGTGCTCGACGTGCTCAGCGTGCTTTCGCTGGTCATTCTGGCCATCATGGGGCTCATTCTGGCCAACGCCGTGGGCATGAGCACCCGCGAGCGAACGGGCGAGTATGCTGCGCTCAAAGCGGTGGGCTTCAAGCCGCGCCACATCGCCTTCATCGTGGCCGGCGAGGCGGCGCTGATCGGCTTTCTCGGGGGGCTGGTCGGTCTCGTGCTCTCGTACCTGGTCGTCGACCGCGGTGTGGGGAGGTTCTTCGAGGAGAACATGACCCAGTTCTTCCCCGTCTTCCGGGTCGACGGCAGCACCCTCGCCATGGCGCTGGTCGTTGCCATCGCGCTGGGCCTCTGCGCGTCGCTCCAACCGGCGATCCGCGCGTCACGTTTGCGTGTCACCGAAGCGCTCCGGCGCGTGGCTTAG
- a CDS encoding ABC transporter ATP-binding protein, translated as MNNAQPKAANSVRIAPFADGPPVIQLRGVAKEYQRGGETLRILSDLDLDVGQGAFEALMGPSGSGKTTLLNLIGGLDRPTRGTLEVAGVRLDQLSDAELSEWRAQTLGIIFQAYNLLPVLTALENVELPLLLTSLPSSERRKRAQTALKIVGLEQRMDHYPRQLSGGQEQRVAIARAIVNDPLVIIADEPTGDLDRQSANEVLEIFEKLYREMGKTIVMVTHDPTAAERASVIRRLDKGALI; from the coding sequence ATGAACAACGCGCAGCCGAAGGCCGCCAACTCGGTGCGCATCGCACCCTTTGCCGACGGCCCTCCGGTCATCCAACTGCGCGGCGTCGCCAAGGAGTACCAGCGTGGAGGCGAGACCTTGCGCATCCTGAGCGATCTCGATCTGGACGTCGGCCAAGGCGCCTTCGAAGCCCTCATGGGCCCGTCGGGCTCGGGCAAGACCACCTTGCTCAACCTCATCGGCGGCCTGGATCGCCCCACGCGCGGCACCTTGGAAGTCGCCGGCGTGCGCCTCGACCAATTGAGCGACGCCGAACTCTCCGAGTGGCGCGCGCAGACCCTGGGCATCATCTTTCAGGCGTACAACCTGCTGCCCGTGCTCACGGCGCTGGAGAACGTCGAGCTGCCGCTGCTCCTCACGTCGCTCCCTTCGTCCGAGCGGCGCAAGCGTGCGCAGACGGCGCTGAAAATCGTAGGGCTCGAGCAGCGCATGGACCACTACCCGCGTCAGCTCTCCGGAGGGCAGGAGCAGCGCGTGGCCATTGCGCGCGCCATCGTCAACGATCCCCTGGTCATCATCGCCGACGAGCCCACAGGCGATCTCGATCGGCAGAGCGCCAACGAGGTGCTCGAGATCTTCGAGAAGCTTTACCGCGAGATGGGCAAGACCATCGTCATGGTCACCCACGATCCCACGGCCGCCGAGCGCGCATCGGTCATCCGCCGCCTCGACAAGGGAGCGTTGATATGA
- a CDS encoding efflux RND transporter periplasmic adaptor subunit, with product MARVQNDSLSAELASLRIDRADRNGVSRPTSSPSPPAGRARRGLSKRWIALLAMVGVGAVSAVSARPLLARVQRPVVRATEIAQVAPSQASVELTATGYVVAQRTAKVGAKVQGRITKTNAREGDRVRQGDVLFELDPTDQRRELAAARARVDVARAKVQVARATLAETERSLAREKKLAASGAVAAATAEDMETRSTSLSAAVSAAEAEIRAASADAARIEAALHDMRVLAPIDGVLTTKPLEVGEVVTNETPLVEILDPASLLVEVDVPEGRAGAVATDAPCEVVLDAFPNDRHRGQVVMVGPRLNRAKATAMVKVKFLDTVPQLRAEMAARVGFLREALDPEKLHAAPKSVVPKSAVVERGGQKVVFALRGDAVHLERVTLGEAFGAGFVLAEGPSPGTRVAENPGPDLVDGQMVKESEAK from the coding sequence GTGGCACGCGTCCAAAACGATTCTCTTTCCGCGGAGCTGGCGTCGCTTCGCATCGATCGCGCCGACCGCAACGGCGTTTCACGGCCCACGTCTTCTCCCTCACCCCCGGCAGGCCGCGCGCGCCGCGGCCTTTCGAAACGTTGGATCGCACTGCTCGCGATGGTGGGGGTCGGCGCGGTCTCGGCCGTGTCGGCGCGTCCGCTGCTCGCGCGCGTGCAGCGCCCCGTCGTGCGCGCGACCGAGATTGCGCAGGTGGCCCCGTCGCAGGCCTCCGTCGAGCTCACCGCCACCGGGTACGTCGTCGCCCAGCGCACGGCCAAGGTCGGCGCCAAGGTGCAGGGCCGCATCACGAAGACCAACGCCCGCGAGGGCGATCGCGTCCGCCAGGGCGATGTTCTCTTCGAACTCGACCCCACGGATCAACGCCGCGAGCTGGCCGCCGCACGGGCGCGCGTCGACGTTGCGCGCGCCAAAGTGCAGGTGGCCCGCGCCACCCTCGCCGAGACCGAGCGCTCCTTGGCCCGCGAAAAGAAGCTCGCCGCCAGCGGCGCGGTGGCCGCCGCCACCGCGGAGGACATGGAAACGCGCTCCACGTCGCTCTCGGCGGCCGTTTCGGCGGCCGAGGCGGAAATCAGAGCCGCATCGGCCGACGCCGCCCGCATCGAAGCTGCCCTGCACGACATGCGCGTCCTCGCCCCCATCGACGGCGTGCTCACGACCAAGCCCCTCGAGGTGGGCGAGGTCGTCACCAACGAGACCCCGCTGGTCGAAATCCTCGATCCGGCTTCGCTCCTCGTCGAGGTCGACGTGCCCGAAGGTCGCGCGGGTGCCGTGGCCACCGATGCCCCGTGCGAAGTCGTGCTCGACGCCTTCCCGAACGATCGCCACCGCGGCCAGGTCGTCATGGTCGGACCGCGCCTGAATCGCGCGAAGGCCACGGCCATGGTCAAAGTGAAGTTCCTCGACACCGTTCCACAGCTGCGCGCCGAAATGGCCGCGCGCGTGGGCTTTCTGCGCGAAGCGCTCGACCCGGAGAAGCTTCACGCGGCGCCCAAGTCGGTGGTGCCCAAATCGGCCGTCGTCGAGCGGGGCGGGCAAAAGGTCGTCTTCGCCCTTCGGGGCGATGCCGTGCACCTCGAGCGCGTGACGCTCGGCGAGGCATTTGGCGCGGGATTCGTTCTGGCGGAAGGCCCTTCGCCGGGAACGCGCGTCGCGGAGAACCCGGGCCCGGATCTCGTGGATGGCCAGATGGTCAAGGAAAGCGAAGCCAAGTGA